Proteins encoded within one genomic window of Oncorhynchus tshawytscha isolate Ot180627B linkage group LG02, Otsh_v2.0, whole genome shotgun sequence:
- the LOC112222842 gene encoding centrosomal protein 20 — protein MATITELNCALRESLESRGVLGQLKARIRAEVFNALDDQSEPRPALSHDNLLINELIREYLEFNKYRYTASVLTAESGQPEVPLDRQFMANELKVVEDPSSRSVPLLYGLLSHFLSSSGDSGGKLFLRGSAPATLTRDPNTLPGPES, from the exons ATGGCGACCATAACGGAACTGAACTGCG CTCTGAGAGAGAGCCTAGAGTCtcgaggtgtgttgggtcagctGAAAGCTCGGATCAGAGCTGAGGTGTTCAATGCGCTCGACGATCAGAGCGAGCCGCGTCCTGCGCTGTCGCACGACAACCTTCTAATCAACGAGCTCATCCGCGAGTACCTGGAATTCAACAAGTATCGATACACAGCGTCTGTGTTGACAGCAG AATCAGGTCAACCTGAGGTACCACTTGACAGACAGTTCATGGCGAATGAGCTGAAAGTGGTGGAGGACCCCAGTTCCAGATCTGT GCCTCTACTGTACGGATTGCTATCCCACTTCCTAAGCAGCAGTGGAGACAGTGGAGGGAAGCTGTTTCTCAGGGGCTCAGCACCTGCTACTCTGACCAGAGACCCTAACACACTCCCTGGTCCTGAGTCTTAA